In a single window of the Xylanimonas protaetiae genome:
- a CDS encoding NUDIX hydrolase, with translation MTARVPAVRTAGGLVWRVRDGRLQVLLVHRPRYDDWSWPKGKLENGESHQAAGAREIAEETGKPVVLGVPLPSMRYRMPDGRWKTVSYWAARRSRTVDDFAALAARHPVPRASVDEIDRVRWFDADAAAQRLTRRTDRKPLVALVEEFTQGRLPTHSVVVARHGKAMARATWPGDEATRPLTPIGHAHAAAIVPVLASYGVTRVVSSRWERCAATVAPYVTAARLKPWYSEHLTESDHERSPARVAATVRELLESPSSAVLCTHRPVLPTVLDVLGQHSRRAVADRLPSADPFLEPGELLVAHVASTSKGPRVVAVEHVVPPLS, from the coding sequence GTGACCGCGCGGGTCCCGGCCGTCCGCACGGCGGGCGGGCTGGTCTGGCGCGTGCGCGACGGGAGGCTCCAGGTGCTGCTGGTGCACCGGCCGCGCTACGACGACTGGTCGTGGCCCAAGGGGAAGCTCGAGAACGGCGAGTCGCACCAGGCGGCGGGCGCGCGCGAGATCGCCGAGGAGACGGGCAAGCCCGTGGTGCTGGGCGTCCCGCTGCCGAGCATGCGCTACCGCATGCCGGACGGGCGCTGGAAGACGGTCAGCTACTGGGCCGCGCGCCGGTCGCGGACGGTGGACGACTTCGCCGCCCTGGCGGCCCGCCACCCCGTCCCGCGGGCGTCCGTCGACGAGATCGACCGCGTGCGGTGGTTCGACGCCGACGCCGCGGCCCAGCGCCTCACGCGGCGCACCGACCGCAAGCCGCTCGTCGCGCTCGTCGAGGAGTTCACGCAGGGGCGCCTGCCCACGCACTCCGTCGTCGTCGCGCGGCACGGCAAGGCCATGGCCCGGGCCACGTGGCCGGGCGACGAGGCGACGCGACCGCTCACCCCGATCGGCCACGCGCACGCGGCCGCCATCGTCCCGGTGCTCGCCTCCTACGGCGTGACGCGCGTGGTCAGCTCCCGGTGGGAGCGCTGCGCGGCGACCGTGGCCCCCTACGTGACGGCCGCCCGGCTCAAGCCCTGGTACTCCGAGCACCTCACCGAGTCCGACCACGAGCGCTCCCCCGCGCGCGTCGCCGCCACGGTGCGCGAGCTGCTGGAGTCGCCGTCGTCGGCGGTGCTGTGCACGCACCGGCCCGTGCTGCCCACGGTGCTGGACGTGCTGGGGCAGCACTCACGCCGCGCGGTGGCCGACCGCCTGCCGTCCGCGGACCCGTTCCTCGAGCCGGGCGAGCTGCTGGTCGCGCACGTGGCGTCGACGAGCAAGGGGCCGCGCGTCGTGGCCGTGGAGCACGTCGTCCCGCCGCTGAGCTGA
- a CDS encoding RNA degradosome polyphosphate kinase produces MDTPETETRARDEHGRFARVIDPELAAHIAEHIAEDGDTDHAPTSPERAPLPDDRFADRELSWLAFNERVLELAEDPDLPLLERLRFLAIFASNLDEFFMVRVAGLKRRIAIGIAVTAASGQSPHQVLEGIGAAAHKLMDRHAQVFRTDVQPALAREGITIVHWDDLETREQDRLHKFFRKQIFPVLTPLAVDPAHPFPYISGLSLNLAVLVRNPLTGKEHFARVKVPPLLPRFIAVDERGRPSDPASGGAAQRPTSFVPLEEVIGQHLDHLFPGMEVVESHTFRVTRNEDVEVEEDDAENLLKAMEKELLRRRFGPPVRLELAEGISPRIRDLLVRELDVVEDEVYELPAPLDLTGLNIVADVERPALHFPPFVPTTHRQLAEVESATPTNVFAAIKRRDVLLHHPYDSFSTSVQTFLEQAAADPRVLAIKQTLYRTSGDSPIVDALIDAAEAGKQVLALVEIKARFDEQANISWARKLEEAGVHVVYGIVGLKTHAKLSLVVRQESDGLRRYCHVGTGNYHPKTARLYTDHGLLTCDPDVGQDLTRLFNQLSGYAPQSRFHRLLVAPRSVRAGLIERIEREADAARAGHEAWVKLKVNSAVDEATIDALYRASQAGVQVDLVVRGICAIRPGVPGLSENIRVRSVLGRFLEHSRIFAFANSVGPAIGEGPESGPEVFIGSADLMHRNLDRRVEALVRITDEGHATELLDLLEVSTADTTSSWHLGPDGTWTRHHKDADGKPLADLQAVLVRRHRRRRESAR; encoded by the coding sequence ATGGACACCCCGGAGACGGAGACGCGTGCCCGTGACGAGCACGGTCGGTTCGCCCGCGTGATCGACCCGGAGCTCGCAGCCCACATCGCCGAGCACATCGCCGAGGACGGGGACACGGACCACGCGCCCACCAGCCCCGAGCGGGCCCCCCTGCCGGACGACCGGTTCGCCGACCGGGAGCTGAGCTGGCTCGCGTTCAACGAGCGCGTGCTGGAGCTCGCCGAGGACCCCGATCTGCCGCTCCTGGAGCGCCTGCGGTTCCTCGCGATCTTCGCGTCGAACCTGGACGAGTTCTTCATGGTGCGCGTCGCGGGCCTCAAGCGCCGCATCGCGATCGGCATCGCCGTCACGGCGGCGTCGGGCCAGTCGCCGCACCAGGTGCTCGAGGGCATCGGCGCGGCCGCCCACAAGCTCATGGACCGGCACGCGCAGGTGTTCCGCACCGACGTGCAGCCCGCGCTGGCGCGCGAGGGCATCACGATCGTCCACTGGGACGACCTGGAGACGCGCGAGCAGGACCGCCTGCACAAGTTCTTCCGCAAGCAGATCTTCCCCGTGCTGACACCGCTCGCGGTGGACCCCGCGCACCCGTTCCCGTACATCTCCGGCCTGTCGCTCAACCTGGCCGTGCTGGTGCGCAACCCGCTGACGGGCAAGGAGCACTTCGCCCGCGTCAAGGTGCCGCCGCTGCTGCCGCGCTTCATCGCGGTGGACGAGCGCGGCCGCCCCAGCGACCCGGCGTCCGGCGGCGCGGCCCAGCGCCCGACGTCGTTCGTGCCGCTGGAGGAGGTCATCGGCCAGCACCTCGACCACCTGTTCCCGGGCATGGAGGTCGTCGAGTCGCACACGTTCCGCGTGACGCGCAACGAGGACGTCGAGGTCGAGGAGGACGACGCCGAGAACCTCCTCAAGGCCATGGAGAAGGAGCTGCTGCGCCGCCGCTTCGGCCCGCCCGTGCGCCTCGAGCTCGCCGAGGGCATCAGCCCCCGCATCCGCGACCTGCTGGTGCGCGAGCTGGACGTCGTCGAGGACGAGGTCTACGAGCTGCCCGCCCCGCTGGACCTGACCGGCCTGAACATCGTCGCCGACGTCGAGCGCCCGGCGCTGCACTTCCCGCCGTTCGTGCCGACGACCCACCGCCAGCTCGCCGAGGTGGAGTCCGCGACACCCACGAACGTGTTCGCGGCGATCAAGCGCCGCGACGTGCTGCTGCACCACCCGTACGACTCGTTCTCGACGTCAGTGCAGACGTTCCTGGAGCAGGCTGCCGCCGACCCGCGGGTGCTGGCGATCAAGCAGACGCTCTACCGCACGTCGGGCGACTCCCCCATCGTCGACGCCCTCATCGACGCCGCCGAGGCCGGCAAGCAGGTGCTCGCGCTCGTCGAGATCAAGGCACGCTTCGACGAGCAGGCCAACATCTCGTGGGCGCGCAAGCTCGAGGAGGCCGGCGTCCACGTCGTCTACGGCATCGTCGGCCTGAAGACCCACGCGAAGCTGAGCCTCGTGGTGCGCCAGGAGTCCGACGGGCTGCGCCGCTACTGCCACGTCGGGACGGGCAACTACCACCCCAAGACCGCGCGGCTCTACACGGACCACGGCCTGCTGACGTGCGACCCCGACGTCGGCCAGGACCTGACCCGCCTGTTCAACCAGCTGTCCGGGTACGCGCCGCAGTCGCGGTTCCACCGCCTGCTCGTGGCCCCGCGCTCCGTGCGCGCCGGCCTCATCGAGCGCATCGAGCGCGAGGCGGACGCCGCACGGGCCGGCCACGAGGCGTGGGTCAAGCTCAAGGTCAACTCCGCCGTCGACGAGGCCACGATCGACGCGCTGTACCGGGCCTCGCAGGCCGGCGTGCAGGTCGACCTGGTGGTGCGCGGCATCTGCGCGATCCGGCCGGGCGTGCCCGGGCTGAGCGAGAACATCCGGGTCCGGTCCGTGCTCGGCCGGTTCCTCGAGCACAGCCGCATCTTCGCGTTCGCGAACTCCGTCGGCCCGGCGATCGGCGAGGGTCCCGAGTCGGGGCCCGAGGTGTTCATCGGCTCGGCCGACCTCATGCACCGCAACCTCGACCGCCGCGTCGAGGCGCTCGTGCGCATCACCGACGAGGGGCACGCCACCGAGCTGCTCGACCTGCTCGAGGTCTCGACGGCCGACACGACGTCGTCGTGGCACCTGGGCCCGGACGGCACCTGGACGCGGCACCACAAGGACGCCGACGGCAAGCCGCTCGCCGACCTCCAGGCCGTGCTCGTGAGGCGGCACCGCCGTCGGAGGGAGTCCGCGCGGTGA
- the mshD gene encoding mycothiol synthase, with protein MPSPLSIGPLSPPDVDGVRALAAASAAADGVEPLSEQPLLRLGVDEGWLTHAVARSKAGQVVGYVQVDRGGEDASAELVVHPEHRRGGVGRLLLRTAERDATLPQFGGTAGHHGKRLRVWAHGNLGPARAFAARAGYVVVRELLFLARPLPGAAEPAGAAVPPGYRVRTFEPGRDDDAWVALNARAFAAHPEQGRLTVADLHDRMAEPWFDAAGFFLVEDADGGLAASLWTKVEGGDGEIYAVGVDPDHQGRGLGRALTSTALEHLAGRATRATLYVDGDNSAALAVYDRAGFARAAVDVQYGPSNGAII; from the coding sequence ATGCCCTCCCCCCTGTCGATCGGTCCCCTGAGCCCTCCCGACGTCGACGGCGTCCGGGCGCTGGCCGCGGCGTCGGCGGCCGCCGACGGCGTCGAGCCCCTGTCCGAGCAGCCCCTGCTGCGGCTCGGGGTCGACGAGGGGTGGCTGACGCACGCCGTCGCGCGGTCGAAGGCCGGGCAGGTCGTCGGGTACGTGCAGGTCGACCGGGGCGGGGAGGACGCGAGCGCCGAGCTCGTCGTGCACCCCGAGCACCGGCGCGGCGGCGTCGGGCGGCTGCTGCTGCGCACGGCCGAGCGGGACGCGACCCTGCCGCAGTTCGGCGGGACGGCCGGGCACCACGGGAAGCGGCTGCGCGTCTGGGCGCACGGGAACCTGGGGCCCGCGCGGGCGTTCGCGGCACGGGCCGGCTACGTCGTCGTGCGCGAGCTGCTGTTCCTGGCCAGGCCCCTCCCGGGGGCGGCCGAGCCGGCGGGAGCGGCCGTGCCGCCCGGGTACCGCGTGCGCACCTTCGAGCCGGGGCGGGACGACGACGCCTGGGTGGCGCTCAACGCGCGGGCGTTCGCCGCGCACCCCGAGCAGGGCCGCCTCACGGTCGCCGACCTGCACGACCGGATGGCCGAGCCGTGGTTCGACGCGGCCGGGTTCTTCCTCGTCGAGGACGCCGACGGAGGCCTCGCGGCGTCGCTGTGGACGAAGGTCGAGGGCGGGGACGGGGAGATCTACGCCGTCGGCGTCGACCCCGACCACCAGGGCCGCGGGCTCGGCCGGGCGCTGACGTCGACCGCGCTGGAGCACCTCGCGGGGCGCGCGACCCGGGCGACCCTCTACGTCGACGGCGACAACTCCGCCGCGCTCGCCGTGTACGACCGCGCCGGGTTCGCGCGCGCGGCGGTCGACGTGCAGTACGGACCGTCGAACGGTGCGATCATCTAG
- a CDS encoding DUF47 domain-containing protein, with protein MRLRLTPRDTTYFDLFTELAGHIVTGTGLLAELLGADRVERKAIADRFVEAEHAADDAAHAITKRLNQTFVTPFDRDDIYALANALDDVVDAMEEACDLIVLYKLAELPARVSAVVQVLQRCAELTAEAMPRLRTMEELSSYWVEIHRLENQADKLHRQLVAELFDNATDAIALIKLKEVVDVLEEACDGFERVATLVETIALKES; from the coding sequence GTGCGCCTGCGACTCACCCCGCGCGACACCACCTACTTCGATCTGTTCACGGAGCTCGCCGGGCACATCGTCACGGGGACGGGCCTGCTCGCCGAGCTGCTGGGTGCCGACCGGGTGGAGCGCAAGGCCATCGCGGACCGGTTCGTCGAGGCGGAGCACGCCGCCGACGACGCCGCGCACGCCATCACCAAGCGGCTCAACCAGACCTTCGTCACGCCGTTCGACCGTGACGACATCTACGCGCTCGCCAACGCGCTCGACGACGTCGTCGATGCGATGGAGGAGGCGTGCGACCTCATCGTGCTCTACAAGCTGGCCGAGCTGCCGGCGCGCGTCTCCGCCGTCGTCCAGGTGCTCCAGCGCTGCGCCGAGCTCACCGCGGAGGCCATGCCCCGGCTGCGCACCATGGAGGAGCTCAGCAGCTACTGGGTCGAGATCCACCGGCTGGAGAACCAGGCCGACAAGCTGCACCGCCAGCTCGTCGCCGAGCTCTTCGACAACGCGACCGACGCCATCGCGCTCATCAAGCTCAAGGAGGTCGTCGACGTCCTCGAGGAGGCGTGCGACGGCTTCGAGCGCGTGGCCACGCTGGTCGAGACCATCGCGCTCAAGGAGTCCTGA
- a CDS encoding inorganic phosphate transporter, producing MEVALVVLVVALALGFDYTNGFHDAANAIATSVSTRALTPRVALGMAAVMNFAGALLGTAVAETIARSIVDLGHASTTTELTVVLCALLGAITWNLVTWWFGLPSSSTHSLIGGLVGAGLAGGLPVFWDQIVQRVVLPMVISPLLGFGLAFAVMIGLLWAFRKAAPARTHRQFRIAQTASAAAMALGHGLQDAQKTMGVIYLALLSIGWANPDTGIPLWVKLCAAAAISAGTYSGGWRIMRTLGRRIIELDPARGFVAECVSAVVLYANAFVLHAPVSTTHTITSAIMGVGATRRVSAVRWGVAKNIAVAWVLTIPAAAAVSALATWLITLW from the coding sequence GTGGAGGTTGCGCTCGTCGTCCTCGTCGTGGCGCTCGCCCTCGGGTTCGACTACACGAACGGCTTCCACGACGCGGCGAACGCCATCGCGACCTCGGTCTCGACCCGGGCCCTGACGCCCCGCGTCGCGCTCGGCATGGCCGCCGTCATGAACTTCGCGGGAGCGCTCCTGGGCACGGCGGTGGCCGAGACGATCGCGCGCTCGATCGTGGACCTCGGCCACGCGTCCACGACGACCGAGCTGACCGTGGTGCTGTGCGCGCTGCTCGGCGCGATCACGTGGAACCTCGTCACGTGGTGGTTCGGCCTGCCGTCGTCGTCGACGCACTCGCTCATCGGGGGGCTCGTGGGCGCCGGCCTGGCGGGCGGGCTGCCGGTCTTCTGGGACCAGATCGTCCAGCGGGTCGTGCTCCCCATGGTGATCTCGCCGCTGCTCGGCTTCGGCCTGGCGTTCGCGGTGATGATCGGGCTGCTGTGGGCGTTCCGGAAGGCCGCGCCCGCACGGACGCACCGTCAGTTCCGGATCGCGCAGACGGCGTCGGCGGCCGCGATGGCCCTGGGTCACGGCCTCCAGGACGCGCAGAAGACCATGGGCGTCATCTACCTCGCGCTGCTGTCGATCGGCTGGGCGAACCCCGACACCGGCATCCCGCTGTGGGTGAAGCTGTGCGCGGCCGCCGCGATCTCCGCAGGCACCTACTCCGGCGGGTGGCGCATCATGCGCACGCTCGGCCGCCGCATCATCGAGCTGGACCCGGCGCGCGGCTTCGTGGCCGAGTGCGTGTCCGCCGTCGTGCTCTACGCCAACGCGTTCGTGCTGCACGCCCCCGTGTCGACGACGCACACCATCACCTCGGCGATCATGGGCGTCGGCGCGACACGCCGGGTCTCTGCCGTGCGCTGGGGCGTCGCGAAGAACATCGCCGTCGCGTGGGTGCTGACCATCCCGGCCGCGGCCGCGGTGTCGGCGCTGGCCACGTGGCTCATCACCCTGTGGTGA
- the acs gene encoding acetate--CoA ligase: MTTKPEAPSLENLLHETRAFPPASAFAAQANAQASLYDEAAADRLGFWATQARELVSWHTPFTQTLDWSDAPVARWFADGTLNAAYNAVDRHVEAGRGDRVAIHFEGEPGDTRTVTYADLQRDVARAANALNALGVSKGDRVVIYLPMLVESVVAMLACARIGAAHSVVFGGFSADALRSRIADAEATLVITADGGYRRGAPSALKPAVDEALAGEGTDTVRHVLVVRRTGQETAWTPGRDIWWHDALESADTFHEPVWVDAEHPLFILYTSGTTGKPKGILHTTGGYLTQAAYTHRYVFDLKDDDVYWCTADIGWVTGHSYVVYGPLTNGATQVIYEGTPDTPHRGRWWELVEKYGVSILYTAPTAIRTCMKWGEDIPAAFDLSSLRLLGSVGEPINPEAWMWYRRVIGGDTAPIVDTWWQTETGAIMISPLPGVTATKPGSAQVPLPGIAADVVDDEAHPVPDGGGGYLVLTEPWPAMLRGIWGDRQRYEDTYWSRFRGIYFAGDGAKKDDDGDIWLLGRVDDVMNVSGHRLSTTEIESALVSHDIVAEAAVVGASDDMTGQAVVAFVILRGEHADRASTPEGAEAVQQELRNHVAKEIGPIAKPKRILVVPELPKTRSGKIMRRLLRDVAENRTVGDATTLADSSVMELISAGLSAGRSPED, from the coding sequence TTGACCACGAAGCCTGAGGCCCCGAGCCTCGAGAACCTGCTGCACGAGACGCGGGCGTTCCCGCCGGCCTCCGCGTTCGCCGCCCAGGCCAACGCCCAGGCCTCGCTGTACGACGAGGCCGCGGCCGACCGGCTGGGGTTCTGGGCCACGCAGGCCCGCGAGCTCGTCTCCTGGCACACCCCGTTCACGCAGACGCTCGACTGGTCCGACGCCCCCGTCGCCCGCTGGTTCGCCGACGGCACGCTCAACGCCGCCTACAACGCCGTCGACCGGCACGTCGAGGCCGGGCGCGGCGACCGCGTCGCCATCCACTTCGAGGGCGAGCCGGGCGACACCCGCACCGTCACCTACGCCGACCTCCAGCGCGACGTCGCCCGTGCCGCCAACGCGCTCAACGCGCTCGGCGTGAGCAAGGGCGACCGCGTCGTCATCTACCTGCCCATGCTCGTCGAGTCGGTCGTCGCGATGCTGGCGTGCGCGCGCATCGGCGCCGCCCACTCCGTCGTCTTCGGCGGCTTCTCCGCCGACGCCCTGCGCAGCCGCATCGCCGACGCCGAGGCCACCCTGGTCATCACCGCCGACGGCGGCTACCGCCGTGGCGCCCCCTCCGCGCTCAAGCCGGCGGTCGACGAGGCGCTCGCCGGGGAGGGCACCGACACGGTCCGGCACGTGCTCGTCGTGCGCCGCACCGGCCAGGAGACCGCCTGGACGCCGGGTCGCGACATCTGGTGGCACGACGCCCTGGAGTCCGCCGACACCTTCCACGAGCCCGTGTGGGTCGACGCCGAGCACCCGTTGTTCATCCTCTACACCTCCGGCACCACGGGGAAGCCCAAGGGCATCCTCCACACCACGGGCGGCTACCTCACCCAGGCCGCCTACACCCACAGATACGTCTTCGACCTCAAGGACGACGACGTCTACTGGTGCACCGCCGACATCGGCTGGGTCACCGGCCACTCCTACGTCGTCTACGGCCCGCTGACCAACGGCGCCACGCAGGTCATCTACGAGGGCACCCCCGACACCCCGCACCGCGGCCGCTGGTGGGAGCTCGTCGAGAAGTACGGCGTCTCCATCCTCTACACGGCCCCCACCGCGATCCGCACCTGCATGAAGTGGGGCGAGGACATCCCCGCCGCCTTCGACCTGTCCTCGCTGCGCCTGCTCGGCTCGGTGGGCGAGCCCATCAACCCCGAGGCGTGGATGTGGTACCGCCGCGTCATCGGCGGCGACACCGCCCCCATCGTCGACACCTGGTGGCAGACGGAGACCGGCGCCATCATGATCAGCCCGCTCCCGGGCGTCACCGCCACCAAGCCGGGCTCGGCCCAGGTGCCGCTCCCCGGCATCGCCGCCGACGTCGTCGACGACGAGGCGCACCCCGTGCCCGACGGCGGGGGCGGCTACCTGGTGCTCACCGAGCCGTGGCCGGCGATGCTGCGCGGCATCTGGGGCGACCGCCAGCGGTACGAGGACACGTACTGGTCGCGCTTCCGCGGCATCTACTTCGCGGGCGACGGCGCCAAGAAGGACGACGACGGCGACATCTGGCTGCTCGGCCGCGTCGACGACGTCATGAACGTCTCCGGCCACCGCCTGTCGACCACGGAGATCGAGTCGGCGCTCGTGTCGCACGACATCGTGGCCGAGGCCGCCGTCGTGGGCGCGTCCGACGACATGACGGGCCAGGCCGTCGTCGCGTTCGTCATCCTGCGCGGCGAGCACGCCGACCGGGCGTCCACCCCGGAGGGTGCGGAGGCCGTGCAGCAGGAGCTGCGCAACCACGTGGCCAAGGAGATCGGGCCCATCGCGAAGCCGAAGCGCATCCTCGTCGTGCCGGAGCTGCCGAAGACCCGCTCGGGAAAGATCATGCGCCGCCTGCTGCGCGACGTCGCCGAGAACCGCACGGTCGGGGACGCCACCACGCTCGCCGACTCCTCGGTGATGGAGCTGATCTCGGCCGGGCTCTCGGCGGGGAGGTCCCCGGAGGACTGA
- a CDS encoding winged helix-turn-helix domain-containing protein: MEIRHVELTAESVKVLAHPLRSRLLSQLRRGGPATATALAAALRTNSGATSYHLRRLEGVGLVVDTGRGRGKERLWAASTESHGWRNSAFADDEDARTAMSWLEREYQRTYDQRFNDWIDVADTWPAAWQDALGLEDTWVTVTPEQLVALKAEIEAVVLRYHEAGAGDPRARRIALYRTSMPLDAELAPPTEDEP, translated from the coding sequence ATGGAGATCCGTCACGTCGAGCTCACCGCCGAGTCCGTGAAGGTGCTCGCCCACCCGCTGCGCTCCCGGCTGCTCTCCCAGCTGCGCCGCGGCGGGCCTGCCACGGCGACCGCGCTCGCCGCCGCGCTGCGCACCAACTCCGGCGCCACGAGCTACCACCTGCGGCGGCTCGAGGGCGTCGGCCTCGTCGTCGACACGGGCCGCGGGCGCGGCAAGGAGCGGCTGTGGGCGGCGAGCACCGAGAGCCACGGCTGGCGCAACAGCGCGTTCGCCGACGACGAGGACGCCCGCACCGCGATGAGCTGGCTCGAGCGGGAGTACCAGCGCACCTACGACCAGCGCTTCAACGACTGGATCGACGTCGCCGACACCTGGCCGGCGGCCTGGCAGGACGCCCTCGGGCTCGAGGACACCTGGGTGACCGTCACGCCGGAGCAGCTCGTGGCGCTCAAGGCGGAGATCGAGGCGGTGGTGCTCCGCTACCACGAGGCGGGCGCCGGCGACCCGCGGGCGCGACGCATCGCCCTGTACCGCACCTCGATGCCGCTCGACGCGGAGCTCGCGCCGCCCACCGAGGACGAGCCGTGA
- a CDS encoding MarR family winged helix-turn-helix transcriptional regulator, which translates to MSIHEPLAPVAPSSPAETLYSALEELGRAQREASALIARRLDWPRAGVGVLRLLAVCGPAQLTDVAAKLRVDPSVASRQVGQLVDAGYVRRTVDADDRRARVLELTDEGHDLADQLTAQFARLFQETFVGWTDEDLLDTSDRIRRVAAAISTTRTLSHEEEGTH; encoded by the coding sequence ATGAGCATCCACGAACCGCTCGCTCCGGTCGCCCCGTCATCCCCCGCAGAGACGCTCTACTCCGCCCTGGAGGAGCTCGGTCGCGCCCAGCGCGAGGCCTCTGCGCTGATCGCGCGACGACTGGACTGGCCCCGCGCCGGGGTCGGTGTCCTCCGCCTGCTCGCCGTGTGCGGGCCAGCGCAGCTCACCGACGTCGCCGCGAAGCTGCGCGTCGACCCGTCGGTGGCGAGCCGCCAGGTCGGCCAGCTCGTCGACGCCGGCTACGTGCGCCGCACCGTGGACGCCGACGACCGCCGGGCCCGCGTGCTGGAGCTGACCGACGAGGGCCACGACCTCGCCGACCAGCTCACCGCCCAGTTCGCCCGGCTGTTCCAGGAGACGTTCGTCGGCTGGACCGACGAGGACCTCCTGGACACCTCCGACCGGATCCGTCGCGTCGCCGCGGCGATCTCCACCACCCGCACCCTGAGCCACGAAGAAGAAGGCACCCACTGA
- a CDS encoding NADH:flavin oxidoreductase/NADH oxidase, giving the protein MTLLLEPYRLRDLTVPNRAWLAPMCQYSAVDGVVGDWHLAHLGARAVGGFGLLLAEATAVAPEGRITPHDAGLWNDDQVTAWRRVTDFVRAQGAAVGVQLAHAGRKASTFRPWSPVQGSVPAAEGGWTTLGPTDLAFPGYAAPAAMTPAQVADVPEQFAAAARRAHAAGFDVVELHAAHGYLLHQFLSPLTNHRTDAYGGTPENRARLLVESVAAVREVWPDGKPLLVRVSATDWTPGGLEADDVAGVLKGLDVDLVDVSTGGLVPATVPVGPGYQVPHARRVRDVSGLPTAAVGLVTSALQAETILRDGAADAVLVGREALRDPHWPLRAAHELGGDVAWAKQYERGAWR; this is encoded by the coding sequence GTGACCCTCCTCCTCGAGCCGTACCGGCTGCGCGACCTGACCGTCCCGAACCGTGCCTGGCTGGCGCCGATGTGCCAGTACTCGGCCGTCGACGGCGTCGTCGGCGACTGGCACCTCGCGCACCTGGGCGCCCGTGCCGTCGGCGGGTTCGGGCTGCTGCTCGCCGAGGCGACCGCCGTCGCGCCGGAGGGGCGCATCACGCCGCATGACGCCGGGCTGTGGAACGACGACCAGGTGACCGCGTGGCGGCGCGTCACGGACTTCGTGCGCGCGCAGGGCGCGGCCGTCGGCGTGCAGCTCGCCCACGCGGGGCGCAAGGCGTCCACGTTCCGGCCGTGGTCGCCCGTGCAGGGCTCGGTGCCCGCCGCGGAGGGCGGGTGGACGACGCTCGGGCCCACCGACCTGGCCTTCCCGGGGTACGCGGCGCCCGCCGCGATGACGCCGGCGCAGGTGGCCGACGTGCCGGAGCAGTTCGCCGCCGCGGCCCGCCGCGCGCACGCCGCCGGGTTCGACGTCGTCGAGCTGCACGCCGCGCACGGCTACCTGCTGCACCAGTTCCTCTCGCCGCTCACGAACCATCGCACGGACGCCTACGGCGGCACGCCCGAGAACCGGGCGCGGCTCCTCGTCGAGTCCGTGGCCGCCGTGCGCGAGGTGTGGCCCGACGGCAAGCCGCTGCTCGTGCGCGTCTCGGCGACCGACTGGACGCCCGGCGGCCTCGAGGCCGACGACGTCGCCGGCGTGCTCAAGGGGCTCGACGTCGACCTGGTCGACGTCTCGACCGGCGGGCTCGTGCCCGCGACGGTCCCCGTGGGACCCGGCTACCAGGTGCCGCACGCGCGGCGCGTGCGGGACGTCTCGGGGCTGCCGACGGCGGCCGTCGGGCTGGTCACGTCGGCACTCCAGGCGGAGACGATCCTGCGCGACGGCGCGGCCGACGCCGTGCTGGTCGGCCGGGAGGCGCTGCGCGACCCGCACTGGCCGCTGCGCGCGGCGCACGAGCTCGGCGGCGACGTCGCGTGGGCGAAGCAGTACGAGCGGGGGGCGTGGCGGTAA
- a CDS encoding HAD family hydrolase — MTRVAAFFDLDKTIIATSASAALSRPFYEGGLVTRGDVLRSAYAHFLFVVGSADADQTERMRKHLSELAAGWDVEKVRQIVAETVHDVIDPYVYAEAVDLIAEHHELGHDVVVVSASGAELVEPIAAVLGADHTIATRMKVSEGRYTGEMDFYAYGENKAVAIRELAERYGYDLERSYAYTDSITDAPMLDAVGHGFAVNPDRTLRRLAAERGWGTLQFTRPVALRTALRPPTPVLAVLGAAAVAVVAFCVWRSVRRR; from the coding sequence GTGACCCGCGTCGCCGCCTTCTTCGACCTCGACAAGACGATCATCGCTACGAGCGCCTCGGCCGCCCTCTCGCGCCCGTTCTACGAGGGCGGCCTGGTCACGCGCGGCGACGTCCTGCGCTCCGCGTACGCGCACTTCCTGTTCGTGGTGGGCTCCGCCGACGCCGACCAGACCGAGCGCATGCGCAAGCACCTCTCCGAGCTCGCCGCCGGGTGGGACGTCGAGAAGGTCCGCCAGATCGTCGCCGAGACCGTCCACGACGTCATCGACCCGTACGTCTACGCCGAGGCCGTCGACCTCATCGCCGAGCACCACGAGCTGGGCCACGACGTCGTCGTCGTCTCGGCGTCGGGCGCCGAGCTCGTCGAGCCGATCGCCGCGGTGCTCGGCGCCGACCACACGATCGCCACCCGTATGAAGGTCTCCGAGGGCCGGTACACGGGCGAGATGGACTTCTACGCGTACGGCGAGAACAAGGCGGTCGCCATCCGCGAGCTCGCTGAGAGGTACGGCTACGACCTCGAGCGCTCGTACGCCTACACGGACTCGATCACCGACGCCCCGATGCTCGACGCCGTCGGGCACGGCTTCGCCGTCAACCCGGACCGCACGCTGCGCCGGCTCGCCGCCGAGCGCGGCTGGGGAACGCTCCAGTTCACACGCCCCGTGGCCCTGCGTACCGCGCTGCGCCCGCCGACGCCGGTGCTCGCCGTGCTGGGCGCCGCCGCGGTCGCGGTCGTCGCGTTCTGCGTGTGGCGCAGCGTCCGCCGCCGCTGA